One window of Quercus robur chromosome 5, dhQueRobu3.1, whole genome shotgun sequence genomic DNA carries:
- the LOC126728029 gene encoding uncharacterized protein LOC126728029 yields the protein MGLDKDTHDISIVFRAPQQLVGTQVFYNSIPLQCDNDANIMWGVIKRAGQFIGSDLYVTVHTVGFNVDGGSQYGSRVGEQESIPVTVVHPSVTPETSLPHNCQPWNGVAMDNTEDAEVLGSIHTHEDEGYTHRNEDIQTYLDEATEMDETRDVYEEFIDNNGPVENPELLDELQPENNPNPNPEWFTSNTWDDINDPSPSLETGLLSWKPGDEPSKGMLFKNKAAVQHALTMFSVGLNKKFKYMKSDPERLVVTCVHDACLWSIRAIYSKRHKLWMITTCKGPHTCSTLQVEYDGRMMDSKFIAITIESYVREDISRTVATLRSVLHAKHGHWASHYKVWDAKQKAVAAIYGGFDESYAELPRFLAALKDADPTTVTQLKCDHRSVPGTCTFNCAFWAFGPCIEGFKYCRPVISIDATHLYGKYKGKLLIAMATDANNEVYPLAFAVVESESKETWGWFLACLKRYVTDRTNLCIISDRHSGIKACFDDTRMTWLQPPQAHHRYCLRHVVSNVNTKWKIPELKNMVWRAASANQVRKFQATLDLIRNVKPAAHRYLENENKEKWTLAHDGGRRYGAMTTNLSECFNGVLKGARSLPITAMVRYTFFKVNSYFDARRNLALEQLEAGQEWCKYAMDRFEKHQAKAKDHMVTRMCTQAQLYQVDTPGNPLSNGGGQHTHRVDLRGMTCTCGKWEAYKMPCSHVIAICAKYKHDAQQFIDPCYSVSHRFHSYEPVFQPLKDRLAWPDPEESRVVMPNPHLIRNKGRPKSTRIRNEMDENDRELPTSLWIENGPKSRCGLCGQEGHNRRTCPTRNVESTSSGAAS from the coding sequence ATGGGGTTAGACAAGGATACCCACGACATCTCCATTGTATTTCGGGCTCCGCAGCAACTAGTAGGTACCCAAGTGTTCTACAATTCAATTCCGTTACAATGCGACAATGATGCAAATATAATGTGGGGAGTGATAAAGCGGGCAGGGCAATTCATAGGTTCTGACTTGTATGTAACTGTCCACACTGTTGGGTTCAATGTCGACGGGGGTTCGCAATATGGCAGTAGAGTTGGAGAGCAAGAATCAATTCCTGTAACCGTTGTGCACCCGTCAGTTACACCCGAGACATCTTTGCCCCACAACTGTCAACCATGGAATGGGGTTGCTATGGACAATACTGAAGACGCCGAAGTGTTAGGGTCTATCCATACCCATGAGGATGAAGGATATACTCACCGAAATGAAGATATCCAAACCTACTTGGACGAGGCAACCGAAATGGATGAGACTCGAGATGTGTATGAGGAGTTCATTGATAACAATGGACCGGTAGAGAATCCAGAATTGTTAGATGAACTACAACCGGAAAATAATCCGAACCCTAACCCCGAATGGTTCACGTCAAACACATGGGATGACATTAATGACCCATCACCTTCCCTGGAAACAGGTCTGCTGAGTTGGAAACCGGGGGACGAACCGAGCAAGGGGATGCTATTCAAGAATAAAGCTGCGGTTCAGCACGCGCTAACCATGTTCTCCGTTGggctgaataaaaaatttaagtacatgAAGTCAGACCCCGAGAGACTGGTTGTAACGTGTGTACACGATGCATGTCTGTGGTCAATTCGAGCTATCTACAGCAAAAGGCACAAGCTGTGGATGATCACAACATGTAAGGGTCCCCACACTTGCTCGACACTCCAAGTGGAATATGATGGAAGGATGATGGATTCGAAGTTCATTGCCATCACAATTGAGTCATACGTACGGGAAGACATTTCAAGAACAGTAGCAACCCTGCGTAGTGTTCTTCATGCGAAGCATGGCCATTGGGCGTCTCACTATAAGGTTTGGGATGCAAAACAGAAAGCCGTTGCAGCCATCTACGGTGGTTTCGATGAGTCATACGCAGAATTGCCTCGGTTCCTGGCAGCGTTAAAAGATGCAGATCCAACCACAGTGACACAGTTGAAGTGCGACCACCGTAGTGTGCCGGGAACTTGCACATTTAACTGTGCCTTTTGGGCTTTTGGTCCGTGTATAGAAGGGTTCAAGTATTGTAGGCCGGTGATAAGCATCGATGCAACGCACCTCTATGGCAAGTACAAGGGGAAGTTGTTGATAGCAATGGCAACGGATGCTAACAACGAGGTTTATCCACTGGCGTTTGCCGTTGTTGAGAGTGAGAGCAAGGAGACATGGGGATGGTTCTTGGCATGCCTGAAACGATATGTTACGGACCGGACAAATCTTTGCATCATCTCTGACCGACATTCGGGTATAAAAGCTTGCTTTGATGACACAAGGATGACTTGGTTGCAGCCTCCCCAGGCCCATCACCGGTATTGCCTCCGCCATGTAGTTAGCAATGTGAACACAAAATGGAAAATTCCGGAGTTGAAGAACATGGTATGGAGGGCCGCAAGCGCGAATCAAGTTAGAAAGTTTCAGGCCACACTGGATTTAATTCGCAATGTCAAACCGGCTGCACACAGGTActtggaaaatgaaaacaaagaaaagtggACACTTGCACACGACGGAGGGCGTCGATACGGAGCAATGACAACCAACCTATCGGAGTGTTTTAATGGAGTACTGAAAGGTGCACGCAGCTTGCCAATCACGGCAATGGTGAGGTACACCTTCTTCAAAGTGAACTCCTACTTTGACGCTCGTCGTAATCTCGCTCTAGAGCAATTGGAAGCGGGTCAAGAATGGTGCAAGTATGCCATGGACAGGTTCGAAAAACACCAAGCGAAGGCAAAGGACCATATGGTGACACGGATGTGCACACAAGCACAGTTATATCAGGTTGACACACCGGGTAATCCTCTAAGTAATGGGGGCGGACAACACACGCACAGGGTTGATCTTCGGGGTATGACATGCACATGTGGAAAATGGGAAGCATACAAGATGCCGTGTTCACACGTAATAGCAATTTGTGCTAAGTATAAGCACGATGCGCAGCAGTTTATTGATCCTTGCTATAGCGTGAGTCATAGGTTCCATAGCTATGAACCAGTATTCCAACCGTTGAAAGACAGATTAGCATGGCCGGATCCGGAAGAAAGTAGAGTAGTGATGCCCAATCCGCACCTGATCCGGAACAAAGGTCGGCCAAAGTCCACACGAATCCGCAATGAGATGGACGAGAATGATAGGGAGTTGCCGACCTCCCTATGGATCGAGAATGGACCCAAGTCAAGATGTGGGTTGTGTGGCCAAGAGGGGCACAACCGTAGAACATGTCCTACTCGAAATGTGGAGTCAACTAGCAGTGGAGCTGCATCATAG